Within Primulina tabacum isolate GXHZ01 chromosome 5, ASM2559414v2, whole genome shotgun sequence, the genomic segment ggttattaattaatttaattgcaGCCCAGGAGCACGTACACCCACTGGCCGTCTCACGCTGATGTATCATATATAATTAATGACAGCTTCAAGGAAGAAGATTGGCCTGCCTTACCTTAGTCACACTTGGGAATTGACGTGGAAGATATAGTGATAGGCCAATTTTAGCAGTACGTACATCGAGGTCCCACGTCATCACTCGTATCCATATGCATGCATGCATtgcctttttttattttttattttttatttttttcatttttatggtTTGATCGATTATTATTACAATAATTACTAGTTTTATataaagaattaaataaaatcccaCTCTTATAAAAAATCGTTTTTTAGACTATCACTATGATATTTATTCCGTTTCAGGCCCTACAATACTTTTACAATTGGTTTGACGGTTATTCTTTTTCTCAAAGGCTTTTAACTGTTCTCCATTAATCATCCAAGTCTTCGTTTTTCCCAAACGCCAAATCTCCACGCCGGTGCTTGCTTCACTCCAGGCGTCCCGGAGAATTAACTCCCAACAAATGGCGGCAGACCAATCCGCTGTTAATTTTCCGTACAATAATGAAACCATTTACGACGCCATCTCGAGCGCAGAGCAAAATTTGCTCGTGTTTGATGAAAACTATGATGATCGTCTCTTTGATACGGTCCATATTGACAATGCCGTTCCATTTTCTGGGACGACGGGAATGTTtaattttcaggaaaataaCAACGATCGAGATGGGATTCACTGCAATGATTTTAATCAGAATCCAATGCAGCTTTCCATTTGGCCACTCCCTCCATCTCCATACACTTGCACTTGTTGCCAAACACTTcgtgaatttttccataccAATGGTTCGTAAAATGTGATTTCATTATTGCCTTCTGCTTAATAGAAGAGAAGACATTCTGTAACTCCTTGTTTCTGCATGCAGGTACTCGGACATTGAAACTCGAGATTCATGGAAGATTAGGAATCATCAGCCATGCAATTCAGGAGAGATATGATATTGATGTATCTTCTCAAAATCACGAGTACCACATGTTTGAGTAAATTTTCGAGATCTGAATAATCATGAAACCTGGTCCCTTTATCCCGAATAATGAATCTTTCTTTTTACGGTTTGGTTTTATTTTCTGTTGCATTCTCAGTTTCTGCCATGAAAGCATCAGCAATGTCAAACATTTCTTAGTTCAGTACTGCGAGGACCGACAAAAAGAGGGCTATATTTTGTTGCTAGATCCACTATCTAACTTTTACGACGCATTGTGCATTGGACTTGATGGAATTGGCGGTCAAAATGTTGACATTGTTCGAGGTTTCAAACAACAAATACCCATATTATTTCTGATACTCAAGGCcgtttttttttcctcaaacATACATCTGTGTGGAATTTGAagtattatttaattatgtagGCCGAGGCTGAAACCTGAGAGAAATCTTGTTCCTGAGACGATTTAGTAACATTAGAATCTTTGCTTTTGTTGCAGGGAATACGCATCGGAACCAAAAAGATGGTTTGGACCAACCAGTGGATGAGGGAAATGGAGCAAAATTAACTAAGAGCTACATTGCTTCACAGGTTAGAAGAAAATTTCCACGAAAGAACGCATCTTTCAGCTTTGAAATTGAAACCTCGACTATAATTTCATCTGCTCTCTTATTCTTTTCACCTGTCAAATTCCATGACCAGATATTTTATTCGTTTTGTCACAATTTAccgttttaattttcttttgccCATGATTGTGCTGATAATGTGTAGAGCAGAGGGAAAAGACAGGAAAGATGAAACTTCGAGACTTGACAGGGTATTTCCATCTTCCAATTAGTGCTGCGTCTAAGGAAATGAATATATGCCCGACTGCACTAAAGAATATATGCCGTAAAGAAGGCTTGCTAAGGTGGCCTCACAGGAAGGTGCATCCTTCATTGCATCTTATTCACTCTACAGTTCGTATGTTAAATGTCCAGCTTTTTTCAAAGTAGTATCTTTTTTGGGAAAATGTTGCAGATAAAGAGTATCAAGAGGCAGATATCGGAGAAGAAAAGGAGTTTGAATTCGAATAATGCATGCGAAAGGGCACGGGTTTTGACACAGATACACGAGCTTGAACAAAGTCTTGCCGATATATGTGGAGAAAATGTGGGCTGAAAGTTTTCTGGGCATGGTCAATGTGTTGACCTGATATTTTTCCCATACGATAAATATTATTAAGCAATTTTTTAGTAACATAGAAGAGAGATGAGATTAGAGTTTTTTTACCTTTTTTTCAGGGAGAGACCGTTTAGTTTATCAgactatctttttttttttttttttttactaaccTCCAATCAATTTTTTGAGGGATGTGATGAATATTTAGTGAATCAAAGCATGTTTACTCTCACTTTCTGGGAAACTACGTTAAGGAAAGTTTCAGGGATATGATCTTAATTCACTGGAATCAAAATATCCGCAACATCGACGTCTTCTTTACGGAACATATCAAGCAAACCCGTGATTCAGAAAGTAAAATTGTTGGTCGTCTGCcctattattttgatttttggaGGCAGAGATTTGGGTCAACTTTTCCGATTTTGACAAAAGTTATT encodes:
- the LOC142544515 gene encoding uncharacterized protein LOC142544515; this translates as MAADQSAVNFPYNNETIYDAISSAEQNLLVFDENYDDRLFDTVHIDNAVPFSGTTGMFNFQENNNDRDGIHCNDFNQNPMQLSIWPLPPSPYTCTCCQTLREFFHTNGTRTLKLEIHGRLGIISHAIQERYDIDVSSQNHEYHMFDFCHESISNVKHFLVQYCEDRQKEGYILLLDPLSNFYDALCIGLDGIGGQNVDIVRGNTHRNQKDGLDQPVDEGNGAKLTKSYIASQREKTGKMKLRDLTGYFHLPISAASKEMNICPTALKNICRKEGLLRWPHRKIKSIKRQISEKKRSLNSNNACERARVLTQIHELEQSLADICGENVG